In Halovulum dunhuangense, one genomic interval encodes:
- a CDS encoding ABC transporter substrate-binding protein: protein MKKILATLMTLSALPALADPDPANWDAVLEEARGQTVYWHAWGGSTTTNDFIAWVGDRVAGEYGVTLAHVKLSDTAEAVSRVLAERAAGQDDDGAVDLVWINGANFASMKEAGLLFGPFAQALPNWQYVDVEGKTVLTDFTVPTEGYESPWAMAQVVFIHDTARMPDALGTMAELLDWARANPGRFTFPQPPDFLGSTFLKQALIDLMDDPAPLQAPVDQADYEGVTAPLWEFMDALTPLLWREGRAYPQTGPRQLELISDGEVDLAISFSPGEATAAIANFQLPETARTFVLDKGTLGNASFLAIPYNSGAKAGAMVVADFILSPEAQLRAQDPAILGYGTVLAMDKLAQADRAAFAALDLGIATLSPAELGPAQAEPHPSWMTRIEQDWITRYGVVQ from the coding sequence ATGAAGAAGATCCTTGCGACCCTGATGACGCTTTCGGCGCTGCCGGCGCTGGCCGATCCCGATCCCGCGAACTGGGACGCGGTGCTGGAAGAGGCGCGCGGCCAGACCGTCTATTGGCACGCCTGGGGCGGCTCGACCACGACCAACGATTTCATCGCCTGGGTGGGCGACCGGGTGGCCGGCGAATACGGCGTCACGCTTGCGCATGTGAAGCTCTCGGACACCGCCGAGGCGGTCAGCCGGGTGCTGGCCGAACGCGCGGCCGGCCAGGACGACGACGGGGCGGTGGATCTCGTCTGGATCAACGGCGCGAACTTCGCCTCGATGAAGGAGGCGGGGCTTCTGTTCGGCCCCTTCGCCCAGGCGCTGCCCAACTGGCAATATGTCGATGTCGAGGGCAAGACGGTGCTGACCGACTTCACCGTGCCGACGGAAGGTTACGAAAGCCCCTGGGCGATGGCGCAGGTGGTGTTCATCCACGACACCGCGCGGATGCCCGATGCGCTTGGCACCATGGCGGAACTTCTCGACTGGGCGCGCGCCAATCCGGGGCGCTTCACCTTTCCCCAGCCGCCCGATTTCCTTGGCTCGACCTTTCTCAAGCAGGCGCTGATCGACCTGATGGACGATCCCGCACCGTTGCAGGCGCCGGTGGACCAGGCCGACTACGAGGGCGTGACCGCGCCGCTCTGGGAGTTCATGGACGCGTTGACGCCGCTTCTGTGGCGCGAGGGGCGGGCCTATCCGCAGACCGGGCCGCGCCAGCTGGAACTGATCTCGGACGGCGAGGTGGACCTGGCGATCTCGTTCAGCCCGGGCGAGGCGACGGCGGCCATCGCGAATTTCCAGCTGCCGGAAACCGCCCGGACCTTCGTTCTCGACAAGGGCACGCTGGGCAATGCAAGCTTTCTTGCCATCCCCTACAATTCCGGCGCGAAGGCCGGTGCGATGGTGGTGGCCGATTTCATTCTCTCGCCCGAGGCGCAGCTGCGCGCGCAGGATCCCGCCATCCTGGGCTACGGCACGGTGCTGGCGATGGACAAGCTGGCGCAGGCGGACCGCGCCGCCTTCGCCGCGCTGGACCTGGGCATCGCCACGCTCAGCCCCGCGGAACTGGGGCCTGCGCAGGCCGAGCCGCATCCGAGCTGGATGACCCGGATCGAGCAGGACTGGATCACCCGCTACGGCGTGGTGCAGTGA